The Branchiostoma floridae strain S238N-H82 chromosome 8, Bfl_VNyyK, whole genome shotgun sequence genome has a segment encoding these proteins:
- the LOC118420451 gene encoding kelch-like protein 24 encodes MAEAEPLDYNSDLGCYVRMEDRTSHEDDCSHYKYISQCDKVLAQLNSQRHCGDFLDLVVKVQDMEFPCHRAVLASTPYFKVMFSSDFTERRSKVVQLHEIDSDGFSKILDFLYTGEIRISKDDVHNILQAAHMLQIDKITEYCRAFIKENYDLSNCLSAMRLSDLYGFSDLREQARKDTLSNFSEVSQSEEFLTLSGQELLDLLTDKKLQVSGEENIVDAVIRWLDHDQENRRTAIVSIFQEIHLMSVRVSTLKKLEMHPVIQDSPECLAKVTAVKEKHLDGTSIGAELEEAKFRQRLGTSDDLVLLVGGGMITEGSMAMGDYYAAYTTPLQSVMCLDPDTEQYYHVTALPMHITGYMSVTSGERCLYVTGGRAHPFCVYDPGSVPLRQAFRYDFVTNCWTKLPDMPRGRAGHQSVVVDGKLFLVGGDTDDTSAFSMDRYDLKEEAWIEPPTLPEIASLDLTVTSCNGKIVLVELFDDTENACSWVEETKLLVHVFDVKATHWSYSDIPVLCSRLESVCKLVTVVHGNVHILLNLRDLYSPHMFLYDVELGTLSKLEDIGDLSVSFWGTQYQEEHTIHQEDLADTIICYKFDEDNDNISGSRETDITRTWDLTFELVGHSFLATSKCSIGWYCRDLYKLEH; translated from the coding sequence ATGGCTGAAGCGGAACCATTGGACTATAACAGTGACCTTGGCTGCTATGTAAGAATGGAGGACAGAACATCCCATGAGGACGACTGCTCTCACTACAAATATATCAGTCAATGTGATAAGGTCCTTGCCCAGCTTAACAGCCAGCGCCATTGTGGAGATTTTCTTGATTTGGTGGTAAAAGTCCAGGACATGGAGTTCCCCTGTCACCGGGCCGTGTTGGCATCTACACCGTACTTTAAAGTCATGTTTTCCTCTGACTTCACCGAAAGACGGTCAAAGGTTGTTCAACTACACGAGATCGACTCCGATGGCTTCTCTAAGATCCTGGACTTCCTGTATACCGGGGAAATCCGCATCAGCAAAGACGACGTTCACAACATTCTGCAGGCAGCTCACATGCTGCAAATTGACAAGATCACAGAGTATTGCCGAGCATTCATCAAAGAAAATTATGATCTGTCAAACTGCCTGAGTGCCATGCGCCTCTCTGACCTGTATGGATTTTCTGACCTGAGGGAACAAGCCAGGAAAGACACATTGTCTAACTTCTCAGAGGTATCGCAAAGTGAAGAATTTCTGACTCTTTCAGGACAGGAGCTCTTGGATCTACTCACAGACAAAAAACTGCAAGTTTCGGGTGAAGAAAACATTGTTGATGCAGTGATCCGATGGCTTGATCATGATCAGGAAAACCGCAGGACAGCAATAGTCAGCATATTTCAAGAAATCCACCTGATGTCCGTGAGAGTCAGTACACTTAAGAAGCTAGAGATGCATCCTGTGATACAAGATTCTCCTGAATGTCTGGCAAAAGTCACAGCAGTCAAAGAGAAACATCTCGACGGCACAAGTATAGGAGCAGAGTTAGAGGAGGCTAAATTTAGGCAAAGACTTGGTACATCAGACGACCTAGTACTTCTTGTTGGTGGTGGGATGATAACAGAGGGAAGTATGGCCATGGGTGATTATTATGCTGCATATACGACACCCTTGCAAAGCGTGATGTGCTTGGATCCGGACACTGAGCAATACTACCACGTCACTGCCCTACCAATGCACATTACAGGCTATATGAGTGTCACAAGTGGAGAAAGATGCCTGTATGTGACCGGTGGGCGTGCCCATCCTTTTTGCGTGTACGACCCTGGTAGTGTGCCATTGAGGCAGGCATTTCGGTACGACTTCGTCACAAACTGTTGGACAAAGCTACCTGACATGCCTCGAGGTAGGGCAGGGCACCAGTCGGTCGTCGTTGATGGGAAACTGTTCCTGGTTGGAGGTGACACTGACGACACGTCTGCATTCAGCATGGATCGCTACGATCTTAAAGAAGAGGCTTGGATCGAGCCGCCGACGTTGCCAGAAATAGCTTCTTTAGACTTAACTGTAACATCCTGCAATGGTAAGATTGTACTTGTTGAGCTTTTCGATGACACAGAGAATGCGTGTAGTTGGGTAGAGGAAACAAAACTGCTTGTTCATGTTTTCGATGTGAAAGCCACACATTGGTCATACTCTGATATTCCTGTGCTGTGCTCTCGGTTGGAAAGCGTTTGTAAGTTGGTGACAGTTGTGCATGGAAATGTGCATATTCTCCTGAATCTTCGCGATTTATACAGTCCACACATGTTTCTCTATGATGTTGAACTGGGAACCCTATCCAAGCTTGAAGACATAGGAGATTTGTCAGTGAGCTTTTGGGGTACACAGTACCAAGAAGAACACACCATTCACCAAGAAGACCTCGCCGACACCATAATCTGCTACAAGTTTGACGAAGACAACGACAACATCAGTGGTAGTAGGGAGACAGACATAACGCGTACATGGGACCTAACCTTTGAATTAGTTGGTCATAGTTTTCTGGCAACCAGTAAGTGTAGCATCGGGTGGTACTGCAGGGATCTTTACAAACTAGAGCACTAG
- the LOC118420505 gene encoding ribosomal RNA-processing protein 14-C-like — MATLMERLEQTNLYFKRMTDLIPPEIYFENNELKRKRQNKETGGPLTKSALRALHKKMRLDPNQYKTVTELQKDMAREEETDSDDEDVKKATKKNKKKQNRSEKEDLRQKLQAKIQQMKAVRKAPKPQDLATQRSKRQAKKERQKQRRKTVNKTGTQTKGKAFEEGTAAKKPDGTPVLNQEGKLVFSKFDFTSDVGSGKKKGKEAPKHLKKLLAKAEDKKQKIKDLKSEDLGKAHEVEQKSKWKSALQKAQGVKLKDDPELLKKSIKRKDQIKKKSKKQWKERKDQVEANIKKKQDKRRDNLKARKQQKVSNKIKKAKKKGRVVPGF; from the exons ATGGCCACACTGATGGAGCGACTTGAGCAGACAAACTTGTACTTCAAACGGATGACGGACTTGATCCCTCCGGAAATCTACTTTGAAAATAACGAGCTGAAAAGGAAACGCCAAAACAAGGAGACTG GTGGTCCCCTGACTAAGTCAGCCTTGCGAGCTCTGCACAAGAAGATGAGACTGGACCCAAACCAGTACAAGACTGTGACTGAGCTACAGAAGGACATGGCAAGGGAGGAGGAGACAGATAGTGATG ATGAGGATGTCAAGAAAGCGAccaagaagaacaagaaaaagcagAACAGGTCTGAGAAAGAAGACTTGCGGCAGAAACTCCAGGCTAAGATTCAACAGATGAAAGCTGTAAGGAAGGCCCCCAAACCTCAAGATCTGGCAACTCAGAGGTCAAAGAGACAAgcaaagaaagagagacagaagcAGAGAAGAAAGACTGTAAACAAAACAGGGACTCAGACGAAAGGAAAGGCATTCGAGGAAGGAACGGCTGCAAAGAAACCTGACGGCACTCCTGTGTTGAATCAAGAGGGGAAGCTGGTCTTTAGCAAGTTTGACTTCACCAGCGATGTTGGAAGTGGTAAGAAGAAGGGCAAAGAAGCTCCCAAGCACCTGAAGAAGTTGTTGGCAAAGGCTGAAGATAAAAAACAGAAGATAAAAGATCTGAAAAGTGAAGACCTTGGAAAG GCACATGAGGTTGAACAGAAGTCCAAGTGGAAGTCAGCTCTACAGAAGGCTCAGGGTGTCAAACTGAAGGATGATCCAGAACTACTGAAGAAGAGCATCAAAAGAAAAGACCAGATAAAGAAGAAGAGTAAGAAACAATGGAAAGAGAGAAAAGATCAG GTTGAAGCCAACATCAAGAAGAAGCAAGACAAGAGAAGAGACAACCTGAAGGCTCGCAAGCAGCAGAAGGTTTCCAACAAAATCAAAAAGGCCAAGAAGAAAGGAAGAGTCGTACCTGGGTTCTAG
- the LOC118420551 gene encoding glutaredoxin-2, mitochondrial-like codes for MGGNQSMEKARKDVIMNSQAAQFVQDKVKDNCVTVFSKSSCPYCKIAKRCLDDVGAKYESVELSDREDMSDIQDVLQAMTGERTVPQVFINGSCIGGGATTKMLHQEGRLRNLVQECGGIRQDGE; via the exons ATGGGTGGAAACCAGTCAATGGAAAAGGCCAGGAAGGACGTGATCATGAACTCACAGGCTGCCCAGTTTGTACAAGACAAGGTCAAGGACAACTGCGTGACTGTGTTCTCCAAATCTTCGTGTCCGTACTGCAAAATTGCCAAGAGATGCCTGGATGACGTCGGTGCCAAATACGAGTCGGTTGAGTTAAGCGACAGAGAGGACATGTCAGATATACAAGATGTACTCCAAGCTATGACTGGGGAGAGAACA GTACCACAAGTTTTCATCAACGGCAGCTGTATAGGAGGGGGAGCCACAACCAAGATGCTACACCAAGAGGGGAGGCTACGCAACCTGGTCCAGGAATGTGGAGGAATAAGACAAGATGGAGAATAG